A window from Thermoplasmatales archaeon encodes these proteins:
- a CDS encoding 30S ribosomal protein S8 yields the protein MLNDTLADALTTIKNAERVGKRECMIKPASKMIGRVLKVLQENDYIESFEWINDGKGGIFRVKTKGNINDCNVIKPRYSVGKDEFEKWEARYLPAEGFGVIVVSTSEGIISHYEAKNKGIGGKLIAYVY from the coding sequence ATGCTGAACGATACGCTTGCAGATGCATTAACTACAATAAAAAATGCAGAAAGAGTTGGAAAAAGAGAGTGTATGATAAAACCTGCATCAAAAATGATTGGAAGGGTTCTTAAAGTATTGCAGGAAAATGATTATATTGAGTCCTTTGAATGGATCAATGATGGAAAGGGAGGAATTTTTAGGGTAAAGACAAAGGGCAATATAAATGATTGCAATGTTATAAAACCAAGATATTCAGTCGGTAAGGATGAGTTTGAAAAATGGGAGGCAAGATATTTGCCAGCGGAAGGATTTGGAGTTATTGTTGTGAGTACAAGCGAGGGAATAATATCTCATTATGAAGCAAAAAATAAGGGCATAGGAGGAAAGTTGATTGCTTATGTTTATTAG
- a CDS encoding 50S ribosomal protein L18 encodes MKAIFRRKREGKTNYRKRFALIRSEKPRIIVRKSNKNIRIQFALYDEKGDRIVVSALGSELKKYGWNHSFSNAPAAYLTGIMAGRRAIEKGISEGVLDIGLQYPSRGGNLFSALKGLLDAGVEIPHSEEILPSEERIYGSHIDEKMIETVKEIKKKIEEEHA; translated from the coding sequence ATGAAGGCTATATTCAGGAGGAAAAGAGAAGGAAAAACAAATTACAGAAAAAGATTTGCTTTAATTAGATCCGAAAAGCCAAGGATAATAGTGAGAAAGTCAAATAAAAATATAAGGATACAGTTTGCATTGTATGATGAAAAGGGTGACAGAATAGTTGTCTCTGCTTTAGGAAGCGAACTTAAGAAATATGGATGGAATCATAGCTTCTCTAACGCACCCGCGGCATACCTTACAGGCATTATGGCGGGCAGGAGGGCAATAGAGAAGGGTATAAGTGAAGGTGTGCTTGACATCGGCTTGCAGTATCCTTCCAGAGGAGGGAATTTATTTTCAGCTTTGAAAGGGCTTTTGGATGCTGGAGTTGAAATTCCTCATAGTGAAGAAATACTTCCGAGTGAGGAAAGGATTTATGGTAGCCATATAGATGAAAAAATGATTGAAACCGTAAAGGAAATAAAGAAAAAAATAGAGGAAGAACATGCCTGA
- a CDS encoding 50S ribosomal protein L32e — translation MEKRKNKPNFIRQQLWQVKRLKDVWRRPKGVQSKQKKHYHYRSPLPRVGYSSPKKVKGLHPSGFKERLVYSLKDMEGIDAEKEAIRIAHTVGKRKRQEIIARADELGVRVLNRVLR, via the coding sequence ATGGAAAAAAGAAAAAACAAACCAAATTTCATCCGTCAGCAGTTATGGCAGGTAAAAAGGCTGAAGGATGTTTGGCGCCGTCCAAAAGGTGTGCAATCAAAACAGAAAAAGCATTATCACTATCGTTCGCCGTTGCCAAGAGTTGGTTATTCATCTCCAAAAAAAGTTAAAGGCTTGCATCCATCTGGCTTTAAAGAAAGGCTTGTTTATAGCTTGAAGGATATGGAGGGTATAGATGCTGAAAAGGAGGCAATAAGGATAGCTCATACTGTTGGAAAAAGGAAGAGGCAGGAAATAATTGCAAGAGCAGACGAGCTTGGAGTAAGGGTTCTTAACAGGGTGCTAAGATGA
- a CDS encoding 50S ribosomal protein L19e has protein sequence MNLRYQRRIAADLLKCGENRVWMNPEKIEEIKKAVTRRDIENLINMGLIKKEEKKGISRGRARKRAMQKKKGRRKGHGSRKGKAGARLPSKNRWIKTIRPIRAYLRELRDKGIINEKTYRLYYRRAKGGQFKNKAHLKLHLQMEGIKVE, from the coding sequence ATGAATTTAAGATATCAAAGAAGGATAGCTGCGGATTTGCTAAAATGCGGCGAAAACAGGGTATGGATGAACCCTGAAAAAATTGAGGAGATTAAAAAAGCAGTTACAAGAAGGGATATAGAAAACCTCATAAACATGGGGCTGATAAAAAAAGAAGAGAAAAAAGGCATTTCACGCGGGAGAGCAAGGAAGAGAGCCATGCAAAAGAAAAAGGGAAGGAGAAAGGGGCACGGCTCGAGGAAGGGTAAGGCGGGCGCTCGCCTCCCATCGAAGAATAGGTGGATAAAAACAATAAGACCGATAAGAGCTTATTTAAGGGAGCTTAGGGACAAAGGTATAATAAATGAAAAAACATATCGTCTTTATTATAGAAGGGCGAAAGGGGGGCAATTCAAGAATAAGGCTCATCTAAAATTGCATCTTCAGATGGAAGGAATAAAGGTGGAATGA
- a CDS encoding 30S ribosomal protein S5, with translation MPDGWTPKTKLGKLVASGEIASMSKALKSGLPLREVEIVDLLLPEIEDEVIEVNMVQRMTDSGRRTKFRVTVAVGNKDGFVGLGQAKDREVGMAIRKAVDNAKLNIIEINRGCGSWECGCGMPHTLPFAVEGKSGSVRVLLKPAPRGVGLAVGNVAKIVLRLAGVQDAWGIAKGHTKTTINYGKAVFDALRNTTVYKINEDKKKKLNIVSGMVGSK, from the coding sequence ATGCCTGATGGATGGACGCCAAAAACAAAATTGGGTAAGCTCGTTGCAAGCGGGGAAATAGCATCAATGAGCAAAGCATTGAAAAGTGGATTACCTTTAAGAGAGGTAGAAATTGTTGATCTTCTGTTGCCTGAAATAGAGGATGAAGTAATTGAAGTAAATATGGTTCAGAGAATGACTGATTCTGGCAGAAGAACAAAATTCAGGGTTACAGTTGCTGTTGGAAATAAAGACGGGTTTGTTGGATTGGGGCAGGCAAAGGACAGGGAGGTTGGAATGGCAATAAGGAAAGCTGTTGATAATGCAAAATTGAATATAATAGAGATAAATAGGGGTTGTGGTTCATGGGAATGTGGCTGTGGCATGCCCCATACATTGCCTTTTGCGGTAGAGGGTAAGTCTGGTTCTGTGAGGGTTTTGCTGAAGCCTGCTCCTCGCGGCGTGGGGCTGGCTGTTGGGAATGTTGCCAAGATTGTTTTGAGGCTGGCGGGAGTGCAGGATGCGTGGGGAATTGCAAAGGGGCATACCAAGACGACAATAAATTATGGAAAAGCGGTTTTTGATGCTTTGCGAAATACAACTGTTTACAAGATAAATGAAGATAAAAAGAAGAAGTTGAATATTGTATCTGGAATGGTGGGTTCAAAATGA
- a CDS encoding 50S ribosomal protein L6 produces the protein MAQSIKKEIDIPDSVSVDVKDGKVIVEGAKGKIERVFFHPKISIEKKDNKIHLTCEEAKVKERAIIGSYEAHIRNMIKGVTEGFTYKMKIVYSHFPIKVSVKGNEVIIENFLGEKFPRKTKIFGNVKVSVKGDEITLEGINIEEVGQTAANIESATRVKDKDIRVFQDGIYIVKKG, from the coding sequence ATGGCTCAGAGCATTAAAAAAGAAATAGATATTCCCGACAGCGTTAGTGTTGATGTAAAGGATGGAAAGGTAATTGTGGAAGGCGCAAAAGGCAAAATTGAAAGAGTATTTTTCCATCCAAAAATTTCTATAGAAAAGAAGGATAATAAAATACACCTAACATGTGAGGAAGCGAAAGTTAAAGAAAGAGCAATAATTGGTAGTTATGAAGCACATATAAGGAACATGATTAAGGGAGTTACTGAAGGATTTACCTATAAAATGAAAATTGTTTATTCTCACTTCCCTATAAAAGTTAGTGTCAAAGGTAATGAAGTAATTATAGAAAATTTTCTCGGGGAAAAATTTCCAAGAAAAACAAAAATATTTGGAAATGTAAAAGTTAGTGTTAAGGGCGATGAGATCACGCTTGAAGGTATAAACATTGAAGAAGTAGGACAAACAGCCGCAAATATTGAATCGGCGACAAGAGTAAAGGATAAGGATATAAGGGTTTTTCAGGATGGAATTTACATAGTTAAGAAGGGATAA